Proteins found in one Vagococcus carniphilus genomic segment:
- the uvrC gene encoding excinuclease ABC subunit UvrC — protein MNEQIKNKLALLPDQPGCYLMKDKNKTIIYVGKAKILKNRVRSYFTGSHDTKTERLVSEIVDFEYIVTESNTEALLLEINLIQKNMPKYNIMLKDDKSYPFIKITNEKAPRLLITRKVLKDNATYFGPYPDVRAANETKKMLDRMYPLRKCKNLPNEVCLYYHMGQCLGPCINPIVEEKYKKMVEEIKHFLNGGGYVSVQKELEEKMEKAAVNMEFERAAEYRDQIQAIQSIMTKQKMTNADFIDRDVFGYAVDKGWMVVQVFFVRQGKLIERRVFDFPFYNEAEEDFLTFIGQFYQENQHFIPKEILIPKDISKEDVAAIVDTKVLQPMRGEKKKLVELASKNANIYLTEQFNLIERKEERTIGAIQKLGDAMGIPTPGRIEAFDNSNIMGTDPVSAMVVYVDGKPSKRDYRKFKIKSVEGPDDYASMKEVIYRRYSRVLKEDLPLPDLILIDGGKGQVHAAQEVLDNQLGLDIPIAGLAKNDKHKTSELLFGPELEIIPLKRSSPEFFLLQRIQDEVHRFAITFHRETRSKTSFSSQLDGIEGLGPKRKKELLKNFKSVKNIKEATIEEIIQKGMPKNVAENIYQHFQKGNE, from the coding sequence ATGAATGAGCAAATTAAAAATAAACTAGCTTTACTACCTGATCAACCAGGTTGTTACTTAATGAAAGATAAAAATAAAACCATTATATATGTCGGTAAAGCTAAAATACTAAAAAATCGTGTTCGCTCTTATTTTACAGGAAGTCACGATACGAAGACAGAACGTTTAGTGAGTGAAATTGTTGATTTTGAATATATTGTGACAGAGTCAAATACAGAAGCATTGCTATTAGAAATTAATTTAATTCAAAAAAATATGCCCAAGTACAATATCATGTTAAAAGATGATAAGTCCTATCCTTTTATAAAAATTACTAATGAGAAGGCACCAAGGCTTCTTATTACTAGAAAAGTTTTGAAGGATAATGCTACTTATTTTGGTCCCTATCCTGATGTACGAGCGGCAAATGAAACAAAAAAAATGTTAGACCGGATGTATCCTCTTAGAAAATGTAAAAATCTTCCTAACGAGGTTTGTTTGTATTACCATATGGGACAATGTTTAGGACCGTGTATTAATCCAATTGTGGAAGAAAAATACAAGAAAATGGTTGAAGAAATAAAACATTTCTTAAATGGTGGTGGTTATGTTTCGGTTCAAAAAGAATTAGAAGAAAAAATGGAAAAAGCAGCAGTCAACATGGAATTTGAAAGAGCGGCTGAATACCGAGATCAGATTCAAGCGATTCAGTCTATTATGACGAAACAAAAGATGACCAATGCTGATTTTATAGACCGAGATGTATTTGGTTATGCTGTAGATAAAGGTTGGATGGTTGTTCAAGTTTTCTTTGTTAGACAGGGAAAATTGATTGAGCGTCGTGTCTTTGACTTTCCTTTTTATAATGAAGCTGAAGAAGATTTCTTAACATTTATTGGTCAATTTTATCAAGAGAACCAACATTTTATTCCAAAAGAAATCTTGATTCCAAAAGATATTTCAAAAGAAGATGTAGCCGCAATTGTTGATACAAAAGTTCTTCAACCAATGCGTGGTGAAAAGAAAAAATTAGTTGAATTAGCTAGTAAAAATGCGAATATTTATTTAACAGAGCAATTTAATTTAATTGAAAGAAAAGAAGAACGGACAATAGGTGCGATACAAAAACTAGGTGATGCGATGGGAATCCCAACACCAGGACGAATAGAGGCCTTTGATAATTCGAATATTATGGGAACTGATCCAGTATCAGCAATGGTTGTTTATGTTGATGGAAAACCTTCCAAAAGAGATTACCGGAAGTTTAAAATAAAATCGGTTGAAGGTCCAGATGACTATGCATCGATGAAAGAAGTTATTTATAGACGCTATTCAAGGGTACTAAAAGAAGATTTGCCTTTACCAGATTTAATCTTAATAGATGGAGGAAAGGGACAAGTTCACGCAGCACAAGAAGTTTTAGATAATCAATTAGGATTAGATATCCCTATTGCAGGTCTAGCTAAAAATGATAAGCATAAAACAAGTGAGTTACTATTTGGCCCAGAATTAGAAATTATTCCTTTAAAAAGAAGTTCGCCAGAATTTTTCTTACTTCAACGGATTCAAGATGAAGTTCACCGTTTTGCTATTACATTCCATCGAGAAACAAGAAGTAAAACAAGCTTTTCATCACAACTAGATGGAATTGAGGGACTAGGTCCTAAACGTAAGAAAGAATTACTAAAAAACTTTAAGTCTGTCAAAAATATTAAAGAGGCAACTATTGAGGAAATTATTCAAAAGGGAATGCCAAAGAATGTAGCAGAAAACATCTATCAACATTTCCAAAAAGGGAATGAATAG
- the trxA gene encoding thioredoxin — protein sequence MLLNITDQNFTEETSEGLVLVDFWAPWCGPCRMQTPILEQLSEEYTDRVKIVKVNVDENPGTSQQFGIMSIPNMLLFKDGQVVENIVGVHQKAQLAPIFDKHL from the coding sequence ATGTTGTTAAATATTACAGATCAAAATTTTACAGAAGAAACAAGTGAAGGTTTAGTATTAGTTGATTTTTGGGCACCATGGTGTGGTCCTTGTCGTATGCAAACACCAATTTTAGAACAATTATCAGAAGAATATACAGACCGTGTTAAAATTGTTAAAGTAAACGTGGATGAAAATCCTGGAACAAGCCAACAATTCGGTATCATGAGTATTCCAAACATGTTATTGTTTAAAGATGGTCAAGTAGTAGAAAATATTGTGGGTGTTCACCAAAAAGCCCAATTAGCACCAATTTTTGATAAACATTTATAA